A stretch of the Solanum dulcamara chromosome 6, daSolDulc1.2, whole genome shotgun sequence genome encodes the following:
- the LOC129892421 gene encoding protein SMALL AUXIN UP-REGULATED RNA 51-like, with the protein MSSAIKKVNMITKIVRLKQVVKRWKNKSLKRRGVLSYSSSDSDEPALSGSNRRRTPSGSLAVYIGLERTRFVIPTRFLNLPVFISLLDKAEEEFGYQRTGGLVLPCEVEYFSEILRLLDRDEDRFGFLNLDELVKMITEVGFESLDQSCKEAASNGFAPLLPNASV; encoded by the coding sequence ATGTCTTCTGCCATTAAGAAAGTAAACATGATTACCAAAATTGTTCGACTTAAACAAGTCGTTAAACGTTGGAAAAACAAATCCCTTAAGCGCCGCGGCGTCTTGTCATACTCTTCATCCGATTCAGACGAACCGGCCTTATCCGGTTCGAACCGCCGGCGCACACCTTCAGGATCTTTAGCGGTTTATATAGGTCTAGAACGAACCCGGTTCGTTATTCCAACCCGGTTCTTGAACCTCCCCGTGTTTATATCTCTACTCGATAAGGCGGAGGAGGAGTTTGGGTATCAGAGAACCGGTGGGTTAGTTTTGCCTTGTGAAGTTGAGTACTTTTCGGAGATATTAAGGTTACTGGACCGGGATGAGGACCGGTTCGGTTTTTTGAATTTGGATGAGCTTGTTAAGATGATTACTGAAGTGGGTTTTGAATCTTTAGATCAGTCTTGTAAAGAAGCTGCTTCAAATGGATTTGCTCCTCTTCTGCCGAATGCTAGTGTTTAA